The genomic interval TCAGCCACGTGCTGTCCTATACACGTCTGGCTGCAGTCGGTCTCTCGTCAGTCGCAATCGCGGCCGTAGTCAACTATATTGCTATCGGAATGATGATCGAGCCGGCGATTGCCGATTTCGGAATTGTAAGTATTGTAATGATTATCGTGGGAATCTTCGTATTCCTCATAGGACACACATTAAACACCGCACTTGGTCTTCTTGGCGGTGGTCTACACTCTATTCGTCTGCACTACGTGGAATTTTTCACGAAGTTCTACCAGGGCGGCGGCAAAAAATACGAACCGTTTGGAATTATTAGGAAATTTACGGAGGATTAAAAAATGGTTGATACAATGACACTTGAAGTGGCTCAGGCCTCGGCAGTAGGATTCAAAGCAATCGGTGCAGGTCTCGCAGTGGGTCTTGCAGGAATGGGTACCGGTCTTGCACAGCTCGGTATCGGTGGAGCAGCAGTAGGAGCAACCGCAGAGAACAAAGAGATGTTCGGTCTCGCACTTCTCTTCACGGTCATTCCGGAAACAGTCGTTATCTTTGGTCTTGTAG from Methanolacinia paynteri carries:
- a CDS encoding H+transporting two-sector ATPase subunit C translates to MVDTMTLEVAQASAVGFKAIGAGLAVGLAGMGTGLAQLGIGGAAVGATAENKEMFGLALLFTVIPETVVIFGLVVALLLLFT